A DNA window from Nerophis lumbriciformis linkage group LG03, RoL_Nlum_v2.1, whole genome shotgun sequence contains the following coding sequences:
- the LOC133576605 gene encoding chemokine XC receptor 1-like: MPATEELTSFPATTWTYDDYHEYDDDEYDSFYVDEKCNATGLVHFGEISSPIFFSATLVLSLLGNILVTVILLKYENIKTLTNAFIFNLAVSDLLFAAALPFWAYYHVFGWTLGETACKVVSFVFDVGFYSSGLLLIAMTVQRYAAVLNPLSGLVSAAGACSLRASALIWILSILVATPAFIFSKVVVQDGLGECVYGDSYGSLWRIYQQNLLFLLISGVFIFCYSQILCRLLRPSSQRRRNRTLKLIFALLLVFFVGWAPYNVTLFLRSLHFWPETAVNFTTLAERCVGRNLLGYAFQVSRLLAFSHCCLNPVFYVLVGSKYKNHLKRMMGSHRHGNISSRQSRYTITSLSSGEELYL, translated from the coding sequence ATGCCTGCAACAGAGGAGTTGACCAGCTTCCCAGCAACTACCTGGACATATGATGACTATCACGAATATGACGATGATGAGTACGACAGTTTCTACGTGGATGAAAAGTGTAACGCCACAGGCCTGGTGCACTTTGGAGAGATCAGCAGTCCCATCTTCTTCTCAGCGACGCTGGTCCTCAGCCTGCTGGGCAACATCCTGGTCACGGTGATCCTGCTCAAGTACGAGAACATCAAAACCCTCACCAACGCCTTTATCTTCAACCTGGCCGTGTCGGACCTCCTCTTCGCCGCTGCGTTGCCCTTCTGGGCCTACTACCACGTGTTCGGCTGGACTTTAGGGGAGACCGCGTGCAAGGTGGTGAGCTTTGTGTTCGACGTGGGCTTCTACAGCAGCGGCCTGCTCCTCATCGCCATGACGGTCCAGCGTTACGCGGCCGTGTTGAACCCTCTCTCAGGATTGGTGTCTGCCGCAGGTGCCTGCAGTCTGCGAGCCTCCGCGCTCATTTGGATTCTTAGCATCTTGGTTGCCACCCCTGCTTTCATTTTCTCCAAAGTCGTAGTCCAAGACGGACTGGGCGAATGCGTGTACGGGGATTCTTACGGCAGCCTGTGGAGAATCTACCAGCAAAACCTGCTTTTTCTCCTCATCTCGGGTGTGTTCATCTTTTGCTATTCTCAAATCTTGTGCCGACTGCTGCGTCCTTCCTCCCAAAGACGCAGAAACAGAACCTTGAAGCTCATTTTTGCGCTCTTGCTGGTCTTCTTCGTAGGATGGGCTCCTTACAACGTCACGCTCTTCCTTAGATCTTTGCACTTTTGGCCAGAAACGGCCGTCAACTTCACGACTTTAGCGGAAAGATGCGTAGGACGCAATTTGCTGGGTTACGCCTTCCAGGTCAGCAGGCTTTTGGCCTTCTCGCACTGCTGCCTCAACCCCGTCTTCTACGTTTTGGTGGGCTCCAAGTACAAAAACCACCTGAAGAGAATGATGGGGAGCCATCGCCACGGCAACATAAGCAGTCGACAGAGCCGCTATACGATCACATCGCTGTCGAGCGGGGAGGAGCTCTATCTCTAA